Below is a window of Littorina saxatilis isolate snail1 linkage group LG2, US_GU_Lsax_2.0, whole genome shotgun sequence DNA.
GACCCATTTCATGAATTCCACTTCATGAATTTCTGGTATGTTTTTCTGGCTCCTAGTGCATACAGGAACGCACAGTTTGGAGATTGAGCCCTGGTAGTGCATGGTTACGATTTACATAATAATGCTATACATCACATAATCCACTGGATTGTTCAGGCATTACATCCACAGCAAAATACATATGGACAGCTTTGTCCGTTTCCAGCAGTTCTTTCAATGGCTAAATTGTGCAGTGGCAAAGTTAGCCCCTGTCCTTTCTTTGATATTGTCCACCTGTTTCTTCTTTTGCCAGCCTCTTCTTCTTGTTCCTTCCACCGTGCCCTGGAGAAAAGTCTTTCCTATCCATGATGATCTTGTGACATTACTCTAccattgtatttttttttccttttgctATTGCCAGAAGTTCTTGTTATGGCCCTGTGTTGTATGTAAAGGTTTGACAACCACAGGCACACTCCTTGTTTAAAATACGCTTTCAGGAataataactctgtcaggatttgtaAGCGGTGTGGCAGAGTAAGAGACCCTTTTACTTATGCAAGCTTTTTAAAGCAAGGCCAAGTAAGAAGCACACTGTTGATTGGCTTTAACCTCAATCGCGATGAACAACTAACTATGTATGTTATGCACTGTGCGCTTGATATGATAcccttttctttaaaaaaatatgCAAATTGGAGCCACGATTCAACGCAAATTGACCCCCAGCCAAACCCACATGACCTCGGTCAAAACACACCAGCAATCACTGCAGGCCAGCGATCTTGCCTAAACGCATCACAAACTCTGATGAGTATATTTTCAAAAGCAAAGGGTATTAAACTATTATATCAAAGTTAAAGATAGTCGGTAGCGTGCTACTTACTTAACCTCGCTTTGAAAAGCTTGCATAGTATTAGTAGAAGGGGCTCTTACTCTGCAACACtgaaaggcacagtgcagctcacagccttcgttttgcgtttttgttgcagctgagtgcatttacagttcaaaaatcctcctatggtagtaaaacaaacccaaaactacccaacgacgacatctgtgaagctcgacagtttcttgttcacgcgagtgcataaattaacctagttattacgtggtgtttggtcggagttcgattcaactgagtgattccggcctccattttgttttacacaaactcatgatgacgtctgacatagtttgctagtgacgtgtctttttgtgcatgatgtggtgatctacctgatctaaatttagatccaaaaataggtcaagaccagccgggtccgagtacaacattaattcgtaaaaaaatcgcagttcttgactctttgggtgcaagtcaatgaaacttggtagttcttctaacggatagctgcctgaggtatgactaaaagccccaggggctccgtgcacctggatttgacaagttcagtacctttaaaatcCAGACAGAGTTGTTTCTGAACACGGTCTATTGCTACCTATAAAGTAACTATAGAGTCCCAATCTTATTTACCAGGAATATACATGTGGCAACCAAACAGTGATCATGTTAGCGCTAACCTCTGAAGATAAGTTATAGCATAATCTCACCAGGTTGATGTAGACTTTGGGATGTCCAAGAGGTCCTCCACTGTCACTGAAAACATGGTTGTCGTTTACCACCACAATGGGGTCCTGTGCGATGAGGTCGATGGCAAACTGTGTGTTCACCTGCAAAACAGAGAGAGTATACATAGCTTGAGATGGTGCGTTTTTAAGTAGTTAGCACAAGCAATAATATGTTAAGAAATGagattgaagagagagagagagagagagagagagagagagagagagagagagagagagagagagagagagagagagagagagagagagaaatcatgTCAACAACTAGACAATCAAGCTTTCGAAACAATTACCAATCAGTCGTCAATACTCAAATCCTGCATCATATATGCATGCATAGTAAATACTACTACCACTATCAGCTGGCAAGCTCACTTACTTAGTAACTATTGTTAAACCATCAAATATAATGTCCAATGTTGAAACAGCTCTTCCAAGTTTAGTTACCACAGTCCCACATAAATCGCTTGAACTGTTAAAGAGACgttaaacacaaacaaaaacaatctgtAACTTACCAACTTATCCTTGTCCATGAAACGGATCCTCCGATAGTCATTTTTGTCAAACACCtttaaaaataagaaaattcAAAAGTGTTAACATACATAATACCAATAAAATTCAGGGCGTAAAATTAAACGGAACAATACATGAGTAaatgcaaagagagagagagagagagagagagagagagagggagagagagggggagagagagagaaagcgagagatgAGGGATAGACCACAGGctgaaggtatcgtccactggactacttcTATCACAGAAAAACTACAAGGTACgacactcaccttcgagtcttctgtgttattggagtcgcttcctggggaaaaatattgtacAAGAcagtttgcctcttcctacagtctgtgtaaggtcaaataaatacagttgaatgattgtttgaactattatgtgcctttagttttcagcttccgtccgctgcaggttgtattaaaccatcatttggacgaatcttcgtttgcgagccgctaatccacTTGCCGACAAATATtgtatccgcaccgaatatgcataccagcgctcattggttaataacaggatattcaataattattttcccgtgggtagcttccctttgctgcacaatatttacatatagaccaatgagcgctggtatgaggcaaaccgtcttggacaatatttttccccaggaagcgactccaagaacacagaagacttgAAGGTGAGTgtcgtaccttgtagtctttctgtgatagtagtaggtaccttccgcctgtggatagactcacacacacacataactgtAAAAAATGTTGTATAACTATAAGGGATAGAAAGAGAACAAGGGGTGATTGAGGaaaggagaaagagggagggagacacagtGTGTACTCTTTCAGGGTAAAACAAAAGACACAAAATGGATCGATCtcgagtgtgtgtctgtgtgtgtgtgtgtgtgggggggggggggggggggggcaatgtaGTATTTGATTACGTCACTctcctttcaattacgtcactctccatccatttcatcttttaagtccaatttgaaaactcacttgttccaacaacactacggatagttccttagtatagagtctggggatgtgagatgtgcatgatgtgttgtttgaatctgacagtgattgtatgatttttgtatacatgtattgttgtcacgcgctttgaacttctgataaggcgctttataaatgcccgttattattattattattattattattaaaaaaaacaagaaaggttaagttgtttgaacgtttgttattgacaaaacaatacgttacaatcacaaatatatcgactcaacggtcttttaagagcacagacaaacaattagtcaCACAAATTTAGATTTAGTATTTAGTATTACATTTTGGATTTAGTATAATTTGATTGTCATTTTGTCATCTCTGTGTGAGTCACACTGTGACTGTGATTCGTGTGAATCATGACTCTCAGTCTCACACAAATGCATGCGGTTGCATTGGCAATTTGGATACATACCTGTCCGGTGTGGGTAGGAGTATCTATATTAGGCCCTTCAGCACCCCTCACAGAGCTGGTGGAAACAGATCGAAGCAACAGCCGGGCAGCCGATGAGAGAGCAGGCGATCGAAGCCTGACGAGCGAAGCCATTTTGGTGACCTTCGCTAGAATACATAAGGGGAGGCTACTCAATGCACATAAAACGAGACGATGGAGTTGTCTTACCTTACTAGCACATGTGCCGCGAACAGTAAGTTGTCCAAAGATGGTGTTCAGAAGCGAATGACCAACGCTGCAAATGAGGGTGTAATCATCCTGTGCTTTACTCAGAGGGAAATTCGATCTTCATTTTACAGTCTTTGAAGGTGAGATGACGATCGTGTTTTGCGTTTTTTTTGCGAAAGATATAGTATTTATTTACAGCTCTGAATGAAGCGCGATCATTTCCACTGCACATACTCGTCGGCGCATGACTGCCTGGCCGCCAAAATAACACACAACAAATAATAAATAACATTAAATGtataaagaagaaaaagggGGGGTTGTAGGTTTTATAGGACAGGtgtctggatctggatctggacgcCCACTGGGAGTCTTGTTCATGGGGATTTCGTCACAGGAGCAGACTTGGGCTATTTATAGGCGGTGTTGGGGAACCCTGCAACAAACAATAAGGCAGTTTCCCCCTGCCCGCAAATCGTGTACTTTAAGTGTTAGTTATGTAtctattattataattattattatcattattagtattagtattattatacATTTATTTGTGTGTCCCTGTGCTTTGTTTAGTTAAAATTAAATAGTTTGATCATCAATTTCTTCTTGTTTGACATTGAATAGAGCTGTGTTTTTTAATCATATATAGGCTAtagtatatatatgatatgaaATGTATACAttctgtttatatatatatatgaaatgtatatattttgttgttgtagctaGGTGGCTGAAAGCAGCACCAGTAGCAGCTGTCATGGATAGAAGTGATCACCTTGGAGCATACCTACACACTcacaaaagaaacaagaaacacAAGAAAGGAAAGAACCATGACAAAAATCTACTTTTGTCAGTTCACATTCCATTTGAGTCAAGTGTTGTAAGTTTTGTTTCAATTgaagcaggtgtgtgtgtgtacgtatacACGTGCATGTGtatacgcgcgtgtgtgtgtgtgtatcatgtgtgtgcttatatgcatgtgtgtgtgtgtgtgagtgagtgtgtgtgtgactgtgagcatgcatgtgtgtgtgtttgactttcagagatgtgtgtatcatgtgtgtgcctatgtatatatgtgtgtgtgtgtgtgtgtgagtgagtgtgtgtgtgtgtgagtgtgtgtgtgactgtgagcatgtgtgtgtgtgtgtgtgtgagtgtgtgtgtttgactttcAGAGATGTTAACTGATTTATTAAACATTTTTGAGTTTGTGTTCGTTTCATTTTCAATCATAGATTTTAACATCCTAGTTTGAAATATTTCATGAACACAACACTGATGATCCATGGATCTAAATAAGTAAATTCACCATTGAACTTGAAGTAGAGGTGCCCTAAATTAATGTATTTTACATTGTTctgacttgttttttaatttctGTTACGACAGGGATACACAGAGCGCTCCCTTGGAGATGCTGCTGAAGGCAGTACAGCAGATAAGAATTTGGTGACAAAGAAATACAGGAGGGATACAGCAAACAGGAAGGAGGGGCAAGACCTGGATCCATCAAATGCAATAGAAAGGGAACCCTCTGACCAGaagagaagcaagaagaagaaaaaggacagacagatagaggctGAAGAACTGTCACCTGAGATTGAAACTCAacacaagaaaaagaacatAGCCCGGGTTCAAGAAACAGAGACAGGTGAGACTCaccacagacacaaaaagaagaaaaagaaaaagaagaggcaTGATCATGAGGAAGGATCTGAAGTCTCTGTGAAGGAAGATGCATCTGATCGTTTCAGCAAAGAAATGTCAGCCAACCGGCAAGAACAACAAGAGGAGAATGATGAGGTAGTAACGATAGAAATATCACACAtcaataaaaagaaagaaaggggtcAAGAAAATGAGTCAGGGGGTGGTTCAAGGAAAGTAAGAgttcaaaagaaagaaaagaagaaggtGCTTGTCGAGGAAAGTGAAGATTACAAAACAGAAGAGAGACCtcaaaaaatcaacaagaagaaaaaaagtaatcGCCTTGAGGAATTAGGCCAGGAACTTGAGGAAGCTGCAGGCAGCAAGACAATTACCAAGAGAGATGAAGTAAACGAGTCCGGAGAGCCAACACAGGGGAAGGTTGCCAAGCATAGAAAAAGAAAGATGTACGAAGAGGAAAAAAGTGAACTTGAAGAAGCAAGCCAtagcaagaagaagaagcacgCAGGTCAAGACAATCACATCCTTGACAATTCTACAACAGATGAGAGATCtcacaacagaaaaacaaagaaacaacacaatgaaAGCCTGCCAGACAATCACATCCTTGACAATTCTACAACAGATGAGAGATCTCACAAccgaaaaacaaagaaacaacacaatgaaAGCCTGCCAGACATATCAGCCAGCAAAAAATcccacaagaagaagaaaaagaagaggcaAGATCAGGAATATCAAGATGACTTTGAAGTGTCTGCTACAGTAGAAACAACTCACAGCAGCAACAAGACAATACCTGGGCAAGATCAGGAAAATGAACTCATTGAAACTGTGACTGAAGAGATGTcgcacaagaaaaagaagaaggaaaaagaCCATGAAGATGCctgtgttgaacttgaagatAGTTctcacaagaaaaagaagaataggAAGGAAAAAGACCACGAAGATGCctgtgttgaacttgaagatagttctcacaagaagaagaagaagaggaagaaaaaagACCATGAGGATGCctgtgttgaacttgaagatagttctcacaagaagaagaagaagaggaaggaaAAAGACCATGAAGATGCctgtgttgaacttgaagatAGTTctcacaaaaagaagaagaagaagcaagaaaGAGAGGTGACCAGGGAGGTGGCACCATCAAATTCTGCGGAGATGCATGTCCAAGATGACTGGGTAAGTAATACAACAATTGTTGATTGGCATGGTATGTTTTGATTTGTATAGATCTGCACATGCGCACACATGTGCAAAAGtcaatgtttggaaataactcttgtcaTGATTCTTAAGCTGTGTGGCAGAGTAAGCGCCCCAGAACATGATGCATAATAAGTGCACGATGCTGTCTGAGGCTTTTCCCTGCAATCGCAACAAATAAATGTGATGTGTATGTAATGCAATGCATGCTTTACATGATACCTTTTGTTTCCGAGAATATGCAGATTGGAGCCACATTTTGCTGCTGATTGCTTGCAGTTGTTGCTATGGCATATGTGTTTTTTCTAAACTCGTGTGATATCAAGCCAAACATCCCACATGACCTCAACGAAAAGATGATATCAGCGAACACTGCTGGTCATCAATTAGTTATGCAATGTCAATCGGCAGCGAATcatgtgcatatatatattcGAAAGAAATGGCTGTCATATTATGCACAGCCATGAGAGTTAGTTGTAGCTGCTGCAGTCAGCATACTGCACTTCCTGACATAGTAATTTCCAGAAAATGTCAATTAAGATCATTGAAAGTTTACACAGAACACAAAAATGTGGTGGCTGTCATCCCCAAGGcagtatgtagaggttacatgccgagtctcagtgattattaaaaaataatggtcgaagttagcagatcatgaaaaatgcgagctttagcgagctttttcatgaccgcgaactgagaccatttttttataatcactgagacgaggtgtgtaacctctttattcctcctttcttcagttattcaaagaaaagaggagtttttttgcaaaagtttgatcgaatcctattcactcaaccagtcaacctgcgcaggcgattgattaatgcgcggttgttatagttccgtgcaaatcattccattctgttaacacttcttgtcagttttcctattttggactaaaatcaagtacacagatatgctgttattctgctgtggcggcaaaggcagatattgtgtgttctgtatatgttttggtatcgcttaggataatgttctttcgtcaaatgggactagcagacgaacttttgcaccccgacgttaaaaactgtatgaagttcagttttctggggaaaatagtgtatgaaaccgctttatgttgtttaaattgatgagatgtgtgcatttggttgcgtgtgatctgtttattaaatgaaatattgttgaaaactgaccgtcggattgcagtctgttgtcgaagaaactgagtgaaaagaaggggaactactcttgtcgctagacaaagtatgagttacttgccttgggaaattgcttgggatgaacggtttgagcacggcagatccagattcagaaaacaacctaactcatggattttatatggagattcgggcggggatgtagctcagtcggtagcgcgctggatttgtatccagttggtcgctgtcagcgtgagttcgtccccacgttcggcgagagatttatttctcagagtcaactttgtgtgcagactctcctcggtgtccgaacactcccccgtgtgtacacgcaagcacaagaccaagtgcgcacgaaaaagatcctgtaatccatgtcagagttcggtgggttatagaaacacgaaaatacccagcatgcttcctccgaaagcggcgtatggctgcctacatggcggggtaaaaacggtcatacacgtaaaagccgtgggagtttcagcccatgaacgaacaaacaaacaaaaatatggagattcatgtgttcaggcctgtagttgttaatttaaatgtggtatgtttgcattgtttgctccagagatgtatacttcgtacattagagcgttcggaacttttcagtcgcaaaaagtagtaccgaaacagaacaacttctcaacccattgcactatcgaggattcaggctgttgctgggtcgttatttgtttggttgctgggtcattatcgaaaaataactacccctacaagtttacagaggtaaagaagcagaggggggaataagagaATTTAATTGTTTCCCAATGGAAAATAATTATTTGGTATGTGTTAAGAAAAACATAAAATAATTgctgtctgtccatctctccCTTTAATTTTGAATGTGTTTATTTCACATTTCTGCTGCCTTTAGTAGAAAGTTTAAACAATACAGTTTTGATTGGAATTCATCCTTTTACTTGAGATACTCCTTCTTGGTTATGTTATGCTAAACAAATGATATTGCTTTTAATGGAGGTTCTAAAACTGTTTCCACCATtggttaacactttctaccccacctatctTGACTAACTTTttgtttagccgagaccagctgagctgcagcaggtcactcagaattgtagtaactgtgcaGAAACTGTGTATAAACACGCTGGAATGctggcgttagatcgacgttacaggaagcgtctgaagctaacagtctgagcggatatatccgtacctggtcagatagagccatatgagtgggtacggatatatacctgggagacaatgactGAATGAGTTAAATgacagttgtttcccttgacctGGACTCCAATCTCCTACATGAACATTATATCAGGATTCAACTGTTTTTTATGTGCAACACGTTTCAGAGTTGCAGGAGCTTTTCAAAGATTaggcaccaaaaaaaaaaaaataggtgtggttacggtaacatagccaaaacaaatagggtaggtaggtaggcaatcactttttttttttttacttttttttctaatgtgtacaaattaaacctacttgacagggaaataagtgtgcgactcgggcgctttcgctttcattgcgttttttgcactcgtttttttggggggtttttggtttttttgttttgacaaatgtaataacaagttttaggatcggcccctaaaattagggtaggtcgggttaccgtaaccacacctattttttttttaggccttaatttacatgtataaaatatatgactaagtgccaaaaggtgcgcacgaaaagcggacaaaggggctaaaaaataaaagttgacaaacacgactgatattgtgatttttgttaagacaacagatgctggaacccaattacgaaaagaaaagataaatttacccaaatgattttacaaataacgataattttgttcgttatatcattcaaaacggcactgagtcatagcattaaggttatctcgcacgtttttaaagttagggctttgaaacttggcacacaaccaaagtataatgacctccatgtatggtgcacatcacattaaacaacattgaatttcaaggtcacagcgaggttaaatttcctttgcaaactggaaaattgtcgttgtcacgtcttacatgttttaatactagatcagttagactttacatacttcacatactttcagcatttttataaaacctcattaaaagtgacctgctggttaatctttgtcaaagttcaaggtcacagcggggtcacatctggtccaaatgtggaatattttcaatttattcagcgcgtttgtagcacgagctttgaaaatacacacagttctagtgtataatgttcacacacgattaaagtctggttgaaaaagtcaaggtcacagcagggtcgcgttgaggtcaaacatatacatttttcaatgaggttttctcatatgtttttgaagctagggccttgaaacttggcacactacgcaagttaaattaaacctcatcaaattccaaggtcacagtaaggttaaagatcctttaaggatattttctaaaaaaggtgaccgcctggttaatgtttgtcaaatttcaaggtcacagcagtgccatctggcttaaactttgaaaaattgtcaatttcttcaactagttttatagtgtttgaagtcattcacatatgatgaaagtctggctgataaaatcaaacgtcaaggtcgcaccggggtcgcattgaagtcagacacatacaattgtcattttcacgaacgccttttaagcaacacctttgaaacttcacacattccaaagttttgatgttgtttggttataatcaaagtgtggtcaatttccatgattgagagcattcagaggggtcaagttgaggtcacgcaaaaagtgataatctttataagactcacgtttgctgctattgctcacttgacattggtgaaagtgcttattttataattgttgatcttgatgttttgaccaattaatattaccaggatcaaccataccagatttcaaagtccagaagttgtcaaacctcaaacctgttggaagtttcaaagatttaagcatcaacaaatttctatttgatttgaccttaaataacagatttgaccttaaatcttaaaacagatcaaccagactttggttttatataaattgaagttcaatacaatttccttttttttttacccaaaccATAACGCcactttgaccttgacatgtgacaaggatctaccttaacttctttaagtcgGAGAATCAttgagagttgtgtgatgtttgaaggctctccctttaaaaacaactgagataatgatgcattttcgtgtttttgatttgcccatatgtgaccttgagattcgacaaaggtcaacaagactttaaccgtgtatggaggctattaagcccaaaaatgtgaactttcaaggttcttgcttggaaaaactctgagaaaaaggttatggtttttttttttacccacacgagaccctgctatgaccttcacatttctcaaggatcaaccttgaattctccatgttgaacaatcattaagcaaaagcgttgtttgaagtttgaaggttctagcttcaaaaatctctgaaaaaatatgtttcatccgttttctgaatcacatgtgacccagccgtgaccttgaaatctgacaagggtcaacaagacttttaccatgcatgggggcgattaaaccccaaatgtgtgtgaagtttcaaggtttcaacttaaacaagaggcgaagccttcaaggctcacgtaagaaatcgacaaacagtaacacaaactcaatcactccgtcacacacacacacacacacacacacacacacacacacacacacacacacacacacacacacacacacacacacacacacacacacacacacacacacacacacacacacacacagtaagcataggtgaaactatgcaagaaagcgagaccctggatctgccaagaagtctcggcccgctcacaataacaatgaccgagactttcagtaattcctttgcgtgacgtctaaccctcttacgtcataatgtgacgtcttcaaatagtttctatcacacacgtcgaacacttttgaccgagactgacgtaatccatagactcggaaatgttaaagtttctaccacagacatacacacatacatacatacatacgcacgcacagacagacaaagtttatcatcgcataggctacacttacgtgagccaaaaacgtctgagaaaaatatacattttcctttttggacaatgtgttgcacgcaagacaacacgacaaacgctcgtgttatcattcttttattttaaggtcgacttgcgtgcccgctctttcgctaatctcaattgaaattcatcttggaa
It encodes the following:
- the LOC138960239 gene encoding NADH dehydrogenase [ubiquinone] iron-sulfur protein 6, mitochondrial-like, producing the protein MASLVRLRSPALSSAARLLLRSVSTSSVRGAEGPNIDTPTHTGQVFDKNDYRRIRFMDKDKLVNTQFAIDLIAQDPIVVVNDNHVFSDSGGPLGHPKVYINLDKPQVGKCGYSGRKFIQDKYYNEAQHGPSVTYAEYLAQVRSE
- the LOC138960237 gene encoding uncharacterized protein DDB_G0286299-like isoform X2; amino-acid sequence: MDRSDHLGAYLHTHKRNKKHKKGKNHDKNLLLSVHIPFESSVGYTERSLGDAAEGSTADKNLVTKKYRRDTANRKEGQDLDPSNAIEREPSDQKRSKKKKKDRQIEAEELSPEIETQHKKKNIARVQETETGETHHRHKKKKKKKKRHDHEEGSEVSVKEDASDRFSKEMSANRQEQQEENDEVVTIEISHINKKKERGQENESGGGSRKVRVQKKEKKKVLVEESEDYKTEERPQKINKKKKSNRLEELGQELEEAAGSKTITKRDEVNESGEPTQGKVAKHRKRKMYEEEKSELEEASHSKKKKHAGQDNHILDNSTTDERSHNRKTKKQHNESLPDNHILDNSTTDERSHNRKTKKQHNESLPDISASKKSHKKKKKKRQDQEYQDDFEVSATVETTHSSNKTIPGQDQENELIETVTEEMSHKKKKKEKDHEDACVELEDSSHKKKKNRKEKDHEDACVELEDSSHKKKKKRKKKDHEDACVELEDSSHKKKKKRKEKDHEDACVELEDSSHKKKKKKQEREVTREVAPSNSAEMHVQDDWHEADNLLPEARTDKTRAASEHERRKKRKRAVTYKEDSDILPTSGNKPVSYATEVAML
- the LOC138960237 gene encoding protein starmaker-like isoform X1; its protein translation is MDRSDHLGAYLHTHKRNKKHKKGKNHDKNLLLSVHIPFESSVGYTERSLGDAAEGSTADKNLVTKKYRRDTANRKEGQDLDPSNAIEREPSDQKRSKKKKKDRQIEAEELSPEIETQHKKKNIARVQETETGETHHRHKKKKKKKKRHDHEEGSEVSVKEDASDRFSKEMSANRQEQQEENDEVVTIEISHINKKKERGQENESGGGSRKVRVQKKEKKKVLVEESEDYKTEERPQKINKKKKSNRLEELGQELEEAAGSKTITKRDEVNESGEPTQGKVAKHRKRKMYEEEKSELEEASHSKKKKHAGQDNHILDNSTTDERSHNRKTKKQHNESLPDNHILDNSTTDERSHNRKTKKQHNESLPDISASKKSHKKKKKKRQDQEYQDDFEVSATVETTHSSNKTIPGQDQENELIETVTEEMSHKKKKKEKDHEDACVELEDSSHKKKKNRKEKDHEDACVELEDSSHKKKKKRKKKDHEDACVELEDSSHKKKKKRKEKDHEDACVELEDSSHKKKKKKQEREVTREVAPSNSAEMHVQDDWHAADNLLPVARTDTTRAASEHEHRKKKKRSKRAVTDKEDPDILLTSGDKPVSCATELSRKRLSNQDKSHSHAEERQQLKRNKNKHKNKHKKSKKDKTELSVIQTPGPEGSSAKPAGEAVVVSIQEGKEFCNPLQDLEMKRDDFDSSVHCTECYICQEEMESVEEYRTHLGKVHNSKRMFQCLFCNTSFHTAQSLQSHIEIICRSKKEIPRPFKCTICPKMYSSKWHLKEHLRIQHDIGPRRTFQCFRCNKTSRTNFLLRHESRCKYGRDEDEIRKIREAKPFCCTLCQTMFMDQSSLRRHIRTIHRSLRLKKTGQAVLKIYDATL